In Aegilops tauschii subsp. strangulata cultivar AL8/78 chromosome 3, Aet v6.0, whole genome shotgun sequence, one genomic interval encodes:
- the LOC109774179 gene encoding F-box protein At1g67340, protein MRTRSGSLYTCGGVEPAAPVAGQKRKRSPAAAGEVCGGRRKRQASGPDYLDGIPDDLVLSIFSKLAASANSPSDLLSVHLTCKRLNGLGQQDMVFAKASPASLAVKAAAWSEPVQRFLKRCADAGNLEACYILGMIRFYCLGSRSGGAALLAKAAVGGHPAALYSLAVIQFNGSGGAKTDRDLRAGAALCARSAALGHVDALRELGHCLQDGYGVRRDPAEGRRLLVAANARELSLALAAAAASATYPFASLPISAVAGGAGGVSSSPLLSDFGWSLPEAEPHTANQFMSDWWASRGVQACAKKTDAAATGGDGEGELRLCSHMRCGRKETRRHEFRRCSVCGAANYCSRACQALDWKRAHKAQCVPMDRWLVGAAANAAAPQQ, encoded by the exons ATGAGGACGAGGAGCGGCTCTCTCTATACCTGCGGAGGTGTCGAGCCAGCGGCTCCCGTGGCCgggcagaagaggaagaggtcgcccgccgccgccggcgaagTGTGCGGTGGGCGCCGGAAGCGACAGGCTTCCGGGCCGGACTATTTGGATGGCATCCCTGACGACCTCGTGCTCTCCATCTTCTCCAAACTCGCCGCATCTGCGAACTCCCCCTCCGACCTGCTGTCCGTCCACCTAAC ATGCAAGAGGCTCAACGGCCTGGGCCAGCAGGACATGGTGTTCGCCAAGGCCTCGCCGGCGTCGCTCGCCGTCAAGGCGGCGGCGTGGTCGGAGCCCGTTCAGCGGTTTCTCAAGCGCTGCGCCGACGCCGGTAATCTTGAGGCGTGCTACATTCTAGGCATG ATCCGGTTCTACTGCCTTGGCAGCCGGAGCGGTGGCGCGGCTCTGCTCGCGAAGGCGGCTGTCGGCGGGCACCCGGCGGCGCTCTACTCGCTGGCCGTCATCCAGTTCAACGGCAGCGGGGGCGCCAAGACGGACCGCGACCTGCGCGCCGGGGCGGCGCTCTGCGCGCGCTCCGCTGCGCTGGGCCATGTCGACGCGCTCCGCGAGCTCGGGCACTGCCTCCAGGACGGCTACGGCGTGCGCCGCGACCCCGCCGAGGGacgccgcctcctcgtcgccgcGAACGCCCGCGAGCTCTCCCTCGCGCTCGCCGCCGCGGCGGCCAGCGCGACCTACCCCTTCGCCTCCCTCCCCATCAGCGCCGTCgcaggcggcgccggcggcgtcAGCAGCAGCCCACTCCTCTCCGACTTCGGGTGGAGCCTGCCGGAGGCGGAGCCCCACACGGCGAACCAGTTCATGTCAGACTGGTGGGCGTCGCGCGGCGTGCAGGCGTGCGCCAAGAAGACCGACGCGGCGGCCACCGGCGGAGACGGCGAGGGCGAGCTACGGCTGTGCTCCCACATGCGGTGCGGGCGCAAGGAGACGCGGCGGCACGAGTTCCGGCGCTGCTCCGTGTGCGGCGCGGCCAACTACTGCTCCCGCGCGTGCCAGGCCCTGGACTGGAAGCGCGCCCACAAGGCCCAGTGCGTGCCCATGGACCGCTGGCTCGTCggcgccgccgccaacgccgccgcgCCCCAGCAGTGA